One stretch of Rattus norvegicus strain BN/NHsdMcwi chromosome 12, GRCr8, whole genome shotgun sequence DNA includes these proteins:
- the Bri3 gene encoding membrane protein BRI3 isoform 1 (isoform 1 is encoded by transcript variant 1), which produces MDHKPLLQERPPAYNLEAGQGDYACGPHGYGAIPTAPPPPPYPYLVTGIPTSHPRVYNIHSRAVTRYPANSIVVVGGCPVCRVGVLEYCFTCLGIFLAIVLFPFGFLCCFALRKRRCPNCGAVFT; this is translated from the exons ATGGACCACAAGCCCCTGTTGCAGGAGCGCCCGCCCGCCTACAACCTGGAGGCAGGCCAGGGCGACTACGCGTGCGGCCCGCACGGCTACGGGGCCATCCCCACCGCGCCCCCGCCGCCGCCCTACCCCTACCTCGTCACAG GGATCCCCACCAGCCACCCCCGGGTCTATAACATCCACAGTCGAGCGGTCACCCGGTATCCTGCCAACTCCATCGTCGTGGTCGGAGGCTGCCCGGTCTGCAG GGTTGGTGTCCTGGAATACTGCTTCACCTGCCTGGGCATCTTCTTGGCCATCGTCCTGTTTCCTTTCGGGTTCCTCTGCTGCTTCGCGCTGAGGAAGCGAAGGTGCCCCAACTGTGGAGCGGTCTTCACCTAA
- the Baiap2l1 gene encoding brain-specific angiogenesis inhibitor 1-associated protein 2-like protein 1 isoform X2, which translates to MILAGKAYYDGVAKIGEIATGSPVSTELGHVLIEISSTHKKLNETLDENFKKFHKEIIHELEKKTELDVKYMNATLKRYQAEHRNKLDSLEKSQAELKKIRRKSQGGRNALKYEHKEIEYVETVTSRQSEIQKFIADGCKEALLEEKRRFCFLVDKHCSFASHIHRYHLQSAELLNSKLPRWQETCCDATKVPEKIMNMIEEIKTPISTPVSGTPQPSPMTERSKMIGKDYDTLSKYSPKMPPAPSVKAYTSPLIDMFNNPATAGQSAEKTNNSTALLTSANTGDDPSLQRSVSVATGLNMMKKQKVKTIFPHTAGNNKTLLSFAQGDVLTLLIPEEKDGWLYGEHDTTKVRGWFPSSYTKLLEENMKEAMSVPTPSSAPVRSISTVDLTEKSSVVIPPPDYLECLSMGATSDKRADAAKIPSTSTFKAPVPRPDATSTSPSDSNGTAKPPFLSGENPFATVKLRPTVTNDRSAPIIR; encoded by the exons GCCATGTTCTCATAgagatttccagcacccacaagaaACTCAACGAGACTCTCGATGAGAAT TTCAAAAAATTCCATAAGGAGATTATCCATGAGTTGGAGAAGAAGACAGAACTTGATGTAAAGTACATGAAC GCTACTCTTAAAAGATATCAAGCAGAACACAGGAATAAATTAGATTCTTTGGAGAAATCTCAGGCGGAGTTGAAGAAGATCAGAAGAAAAAGTCAAGGTGGACGAAACGCACTCAAATATGAACACAAAGAAATCGAG TATGTGGAGACAGTTACCTCTCGCCAGAGTGAGATCCAGAAGTTCATCGCAGATGGCTGCAAAGAAGCGCTGCTTGAGGAGAAGAGGCGCTTCTGCTTTCTGGTGGACAAGCACTGCAGCTTTGCCAGTCACATACACCGCTATCACCTGCAG TCTGCAGAATTACTTAACTCCAAGCTGCCCCGATGGCAGGAAACCTGTTGTGATGCCACGAAAGTCCCAGAGAAAATCATGAACATGATAGAAGAGATAAAGACGCCCATCTCTACCCCAGTGTCCGGGACGCCACAGCCATCGCCCATGACGGAGAGAAGCAAGATG attgggaaagactACGACACCCTTTCTAAATACTCACCGAAGATGCCCCCCGCTCCTTCAGTCAAAGCCTACACCAGTCCTCTGATTGACATGTTCAACAACCCTGCCACGGCTGGACAGAGCGCAGAGAAAACCAACAACTCCACAG CCTTGCTCACTTCAGCAAACACTGGGGACGATCCCAGTTTACAGCGGTCGGTCTCTGTTGCAACTGGGCTGAACATGATGAAGAAGCAGAAAGTGAAGACCATCTTCCCTCACACCGCTGGCAACAATAAGACCTTACTGAGCTTTGCCCAGGGGGACGTCCTCACACTGCTCATTCCCGAGGAGAAGGACGGCTGGCTCTACGGGGAGCATGACACCACCAAAGT GAGGGGCTGGTTCCCATCATCATACACAAAGTTGCTGGAAGAAAACATGAAGGAAGCTATGTCTGTACCAACACCAAG CTCTGCACCAGTGAGAAGCATCAGCACTGTGGATCTGACTGAGAAGAGCAGCGTTGTCATCCCTCCTCCTGACTACCTGGAGTGCCTGTCCATGGGAGCCACCTCCGACAAGAGAGCAGACGCTGCCAAGATACCTTCTACTTCTACCTTCAAAGCCCCAGTGCCCAGACCAGATGCCACGTCCACATCTCCC AGTGACTCAAATGGGACCGCGAAGCCACCATTCCTCAG TGGAGAAAACCCCTTTGCCACCGTGAAACTCCGGCCGACAGTGACCAATGACCGATCGGCACCGATCATCCGGTGA
- the Baiap2l1 gene encoding brain-specific angiogenesis inhibitor 1-associated protein 2-like protein 1 isoform X3 — MNATLKRYQAEHRNKLDSLEKSQAELKKIRRKSQGGRNALKYEHKEIEYVETVTSRQSEIQKFIADGCKEALLEEKRRFCFLVDKHCSFASHIHRYHLQSAELLNSKLPRWQETCCDATKVPEKIMNMIEEIKTPISTPVSGTPQPSPMTERSKMIGKDYDTLSKYSPKMPPAPSVKAYTSPLIDMFNNPATAGQSAEKTNNSTALLTSANTGDDPSLQRSVSVATGLNMMKKQKVKTIFPHTAGNNKTLLSFAQGDVLTLLIPEEKDGWLYGEHDTTKVRGWFPSSYTKLLEENMKEAMSVPTPSSAPVRSISTVDLTEKSSVVIPPPDYLECLSMGATSDKRADAAKIPSTSTFKAPVPRPDATSTSPSDSNGTAKPPFLSGENPFATVKLRPTVTNDRSAPIIR; from the exons ATGAAC GCTACTCTTAAAAGATATCAAGCAGAACACAGGAATAAATTAGATTCTTTGGAGAAATCTCAGGCGGAGTTGAAGAAGATCAGAAGAAAAAGTCAAGGTGGACGAAACGCACTCAAATATGAACACAAAGAAATCGAG TATGTGGAGACAGTTACCTCTCGCCAGAGTGAGATCCAGAAGTTCATCGCAGATGGCTGCAAAGAAGCGCTGCTTGAGGAGAAGAGGCGCTTCTGCTTTCTGGTGGACAAGCACTGCAGCTTTGCCAGTCACATACACCGCTATCACCTGCAG TCTGCAGAATTACTTAACTCCAAGCTGCCCCGATGGCAGGAAACCTGTTGTGATGCCACGAAAGTCCCAGAGAAAATCATGAACATGATAGAAGAGATAAAGACGCCCATCTCTACCCCAGTGTCCGGGACGCCACAGCCATCGCCCATGACGGAGAGAAGCAAGATG attgggaaagactACGACACCCTTTCTAAATACTCACCGAAGATGCCCCCCGCTCCTTCAGTCAAAGCCTACACCAGTCCTCTGATTGACATGTTCAACAACCCTGCCACGGCTGGACAGAGCGCAGAGAAAACCAACAACTCCACAG CCTTGCTCACTTCAGCAAACACTGGGGACGATCCCAGTTTACAGCGGTCGGTCTCTGTTGCAACTGGGCTGAACATGATGAAGAAGCAGAAAGTGAAGACCATCTTCCCTCACACCGCTGGCAACAATAAGACCTTACTGAGCTTTGCCCAGGGGGACGTCCTCACACTGCTCATTCCCGAGGAGAAGGACGGCTGGCTCTACGGGGAGCATGACACCACCAAAGT GAGGGGCTGGTTCCCATCATCATACACAAAGTTGCTGGAAGAAAACATGAAGGAAGCTATGTCTGTACCAACACCAAG CTCTGCACCAGTGAGAAGCATCAGCACTGTGGATCTGACTGAGAAGAGCAGCGTTGTCATCCCTCCTCCTGACTACCTGGAGTGCCTGTCCATGGGAGCCACCTCCGACAAGAGAGCAGACGCTGCCAAGATACCTTCTACTTCTACCTTCAAAGCCCCAGTGCCCAGACCAGATGCCACGTCCACATCTCCC AGTGACTCAAATGGGACCGCGAAGCCACCATTCCTCAG TGGAGAAAACCCCTTTGCCACCGTGAAACTCCGGCCGACAGTGACCAATGACCGATCGGCACCGATCATCCGGTGA